A section of the Pan paniscus chromosome 7, NHGRI_mPanPan1-v2.0_pri, whole genome shotgun sequence genome encodes:
- the LOC117981559 gene encoding uncharacterized protein LOC117981559 — MAKRPLLRPTAPGARGLGSVHPSAVRPSVRPPLQAPRAQTALEPGARSVFTAGACALGARGGTGALGGGRRAAASGEGPGLGSARAARLQLLRGRGTRSHPSPPGRVSLSGPLLETRRLVCARDSRSGSSRLGAQGGSRGRGDAGRGRRGRLRGSHCEVRPPLGCWRQNLPRFPLAGYAEVGVRRRLRGDPPGAPREPGSGRKERPRRGLAAWVCCEWRMDYRAEEKGKSIRRSGVDNHSSREDQPPWPRVDGPSPGSWVFPSKIGTRELDALRVSSTEKPRLPPHEAFSLERDPPRSYPRNRQLQVIIL; from the exons ATGGCGAAGCGGCCCCTCCTCAGACCGACGGCTCCCGGGGCTCGCGGGTTGGGGTCAGTACATCCGTCCGCggtccgtccgtccgtccgtccgcCGCTGCAGGCGCCGCGCGCTCAGACCGCGCTCGAGCCCGGCGCACGGTCGGTCTTCACGGCCGGCGCCTGCGCACTCGGCGCCCGGGGAGGCACCGGCGCACTGGGGGGCGGCCGGCGCGCGGCTGCATCTGGGGAAGGGCCCGGCTTGGGGAGCGCGCGGGCAGCCCGGCTCCAACTGTTGCGCGGG CGGGGGACCCGGTCACACCCGTCGCCCCCGGGCAGGGTCAGCCTTTCTGGACCGCTGTTAGAGACGCGCCGGCTCGTTTGTGCACGGGACTCGCGCTCGGGTTCGAGTCGGCTCGGCGCCCAGGGGGGCTCGCGGGGCAGAGGGGACGCGGGGCGAGGGAGGCGCGGGCGCTTGCGAGGGTCTCACTGCGAGGTGCGGCCGCCGCTTGGGTGCTGGAGGCAGAACCTCCCCCGGTTTCCACTGGCGGGCTACGCTGAGGTAGGTGTGCGGCGGCGGCTTCGCGGGGACCCACCGGGGGCGCCCCGAGAACCTGGGTCCGGACGCAAGGAGCGCCCCCGGAGGGGGCTCGCCGCCTGGGTTTGCTGTGAGTGGCGTATGGACTACAGAGCCGAGGAAAAGGGAAAATCGATCCGGAGAAGTGGTGTTGACAACCACAGCAGCCGGGAAGATCAGCCACCCTGGCCACGTGTGGACGGACCTTCGCCAGGATCATGGGTTTTCCCTTCCAAGATCGGAACGCGGGAGCTAGACGCGCTG CGTGTGAGCAGCACAGAAAAACCACGGTTGCCGCCCCATGAAGCCTTCAGTCTAGAGAGGGATCCGCCCAGAAGTTACCCAAGGAACAGACAATTACAAGTTATAATTCTCTGA